The genomic segment CCTTATTTCATGAGCCTCAGTTAACATGATAATTTTCTAAAATGCATGTACGACAATTGTTTCCTTGGTATGTGTAAACATGATTTCCTGAGGACCTGTACTCTTTTACTTGGTGGTAACAACCTTTCTTGGTATATTCTGGGCAAAACTATTTGTATGCGGAAGTATGTTAAGAAGCTTGCAGCACATTGCTGGGTATAGTGGGTTTATTGAGATACGTAATTACTAATTAACTTTCCAATTCTCTTTAATGTTTGGAGGGTGTAATTCAAAAAGCGTGTTTTGCATGTGAAGATCTGTTATATATAGTATGCAGTATGCTTTTAACTCGTGCTCTAGCCTCCAATGATGGGCTCAACTCTGAAAATGTTTTGGAATCAGTTTAAGATATTCTCTTGTTTTGTATCaattattgtttttgttggttgcTGTGGGGTTTGGATTCAGTTGACTGGCATCTCTCTTTTGGTTTATGACGTGCTACAACCACACAAAAgttttgtttgatatttttctttttaaaaagttgtgtgtgtgtgtgtgtgttattgaTTGATGACTCATATTTGGTGATTGCAGTTTTACGATTTGATGAATATATTTGAGCTCAATGGGCTTCCATCAGAGGATAATCCATATCTGTTCAATGGAGACTTTGTGGATAGGGGTTCATTTTCTGTTGAAGTGATACTCACACTATTTGCCTTCAAATGCATGTCGCCATCAGGTATCCTCTCTATGTTCTTGAATTTTTGGATTTAGTTGCACTATACGGTCTATACCTCAGTCATTGTTAGGGGTATAAACAGACTGAACTATTTATCTGTTTTCTTAAAATTGATCTATTCTCAAAGAATTACTGCTTGTAGGATTGGATCTAATAGTATATTTTCCGCAATGGTTTCAGCTATGTACCTTTCTCGAGGGAACCATGAAAGCAAGAGCATGAACAAAATATATGGTTTTGAGGGCGAGGTCAAGTCAAAATTGAGTGATAAGTTTGTGGAACTATTTGCTGAAGTGTTTTGTTGTTTACCTCTGGCTCATGTCATAAATAAGAAAGTTTTTGTGGTCCACGGAGGACTTTTCAGTGTTGATGGTGTTAAGCTCTCTGAAATCGGAGCAATTGATCGATTTTGTGAGCCTCCTGAAGAAGGTAAGCAAAAAGTGTGGCGGTATAATTATTTGATACTTTCATTGATCAGACACTTCTATTTGTTGTAGGCTTGTAGCCATGTAGCCTTATAAGTTTGtttttccctaaaaaaatttaaagaaaaaagcttcaaagaaaattattttgttacCCATTTCCATGGCCATAATTGTCTTGTTACTCTTCCTAAAGATGATTGCCTCTGCAATTAGGTTGATATATCATAAGCCGAATTTCTTAAACAATTAGTAATCACTGTAGCATATTAATGATGCGTTATCTGGGGTGTTGTGGCAAACATCATGCATTTTTTTCTATGTTATTCAGGGTTAATGTGTGAATTGTTATGGAGCGATCCACAACCTCAACTTGGGAGGGGACCCAGCAAGCGTGGTGTTGGTCTTTCATTTGGGCCTGATGTTACGAAAAGATTTTTGCAGGACAATAACTTAGGTTGTTTTCCATGGATTTTATTCAAGTCCACGGCATTATCTATGCACTTTATACTTCGACGGACTAAACATCTTCACCTCAACCTAATGCTTTACAGATTTAGTAGTGCGGTCGCATGAAGTTAAGGATGAAGGTTATGAGATCGAGCATGATGGTAAACTTATCACCGTGTTCTCAGCTCCAAATTACTGTGATCAGGTAATCTTGTTGTCTCAATTCATCTTACACCTTATGATTGTCTTAAGCCTTTTTATGCTACTATGACATTCCGCAAACATGTTACGCGGACGCCAAACTTGTTTGTATAATTCTATCTTGCTTTTGAATGTTTGGATAGTTTGTTTTCCGAATTCTGAGTCTCTGACTTTCTGATAGCCAAATTCTGGACTTGTTTGTATAATTCTATCTTGCTTTTGAATGTTTGGATAGTTTGTTTTCCGAATTCTGACTTTCTTGATAGCCAAATTCTGGTTAATATTTTATCTGCTTGTTGCAGATGGGAAACAAGGGCGCCTTCATTCGTTTTGAAGCTCCTGATCTGAAACCAAATATCGTCTCCTTTTCAGCTGTGGTTAGTAGCTTCCCTCCTGCACAATGTCCCCAACCACATACCACAAAATtagaaaatgaatttttttaccaCTAGTCTGGGCGAAAATAACCTCCATTGAAATCTTTTGATCGATTGCAGCCGCACCCAGACGTCAAGCCAATGGCATATGCAAACAATTTCCTGCGAATGTTCTCATAAACCATGATCCCTAACTTACACTGCTTTTTATATCCTATTCTGCTCGCTTGTTGCCAAACAAGTGCAAAATAGCAGCTGAAGGCTGAAAGAATTCGTTCACGTCAAGGAAAACATGTGTATTTTCCTATACAGGCGGCCCTTTTCTGACTTGCCCCATTGTGGATTTGAAAGTCATAAGCCAAGCAGGCTACGCACAGCGGTCGACATAACTTGTATTCATGTTCTTTTTATTCATGCTCATTGTGATTTTAATTTGCTGTGGATATCAATAATCAATTTTGTCTTACGTATAAAGCAGCAAGTAATTAAgcttcggtttttttttttctccaaaaaattcataaatatctAAAATCTTCACATTCGAGCATGAAACATTGATAATCTTTACGTTCGAGCAAGTTGATTAAAATTCCACAGTTTTCTAAATTATGGAAAGAATGGGACATTCAGTTGGAGCATGACACATCTTTACCCCCAAAGACATGAACTGTAATCTGGCCCATGAAAAATCAATGTTGGAGCACTGTTTACCTACACTCCTTTTGGAAGCACGCCTCAGTTTTTGAACACATTTCTTATGTATTTCGCATTGAATCTTTGACCCCAGTTTTCTACTCACCCATTTGTCAATAATTTATCCTTGATCACAAAACCGAGACTAAAATATGGGAAGATTTGAATTGCCATCTCCCAGCATGATTTCCCTCTcatgataataaaaatagatTCTTGACCCTACTTTTTGCTTCAATTAGCTCACCCAAAATCATACCCCACCCATCACGTCAATCAAACCTGTGCACAATTTTAATTCACTTCTCTCCCTCTTTCTTGCGTTTAAATCCTATGAAGGCTTTCCATATGATGAAGCCACTACTTCTTCTACTCGAATAACAATTTTTACTCACAAAATTCAACTCAAAATAACGAAGATGCTCTGTTCATTTTCACGTTCATGTTCCCTTCAGACTCTTCTGCTAACACTACCTTTTCTTTTATTATCTCCTGTCTTCTCCACTATTCAAATTGATAGAAACAGCCAGTCAAACAAGAATCCCCCTCATAATATGGATCCACTTGAACTTGAAACCTTGTTCAAGATTATGGAAACTCTGTCATCTGATGAAAATTGGAAAGTTTCATACCCGGAGCCTTGTCAACCGGGTTCATCCTGGCCCGGAATCGAGTGCAAAATTACAGGAGAGGACAATCTTTTCCATGTAATTAGACTTGATTTTGGCACCTCACCAAATCCAACATGCAAGAAAACAGCCAGATTTCCTTCAGAAATCTTTCATCTCCCATATCTTGAATCCGTTTTCATTTTCCAGTGTCTCACTCACACCCCAACAATTATTTCGGTCTCACTAAACGAATCGTCCATCAACTCTCCAATTCAACAGCTGAGTTTGAGATCAAATTCTAGACTTGTTGGCTCAATCCCACCTCAACTTTCCTCTTTGAAATCACTCCAAATCCTCACATTGTCACAAAACAGGCTCACAGGGCCAATTCCAGTTGAAATTTTCAGTTTGACTTCACTTTTACACCTAGATTTTAGCTACAACTTCATCACTGGAGCAATCCCTTTTGAAATAGGCAATTTTAGAAACATTGTGGGCCTTGATTTAAGCTATAACGAGTTCATGGGACCAATCCCCTCTAAAATAGGACAGCTCAACGAACTTCAAAAGCTTGATTTGAGCTACAATTCTTTAACTGGAAGCATTCCAGAAAGTTTTCAACAGCTGCATTCTTTGGTTTTCTTGGATTTGAGCAACAACAAATTGAGCGGGGGACTCCCAGACGGATTGAAAGGGTTGCAGAATTTGCAGTATTTATTAATGGAAGATAATCCAATGTTTATATCTCTGCCATTGGAATTCAGTCATCTTAAGAAACTTCAAGAACTTAGACTTGGAAACTGTGGGTACTCGGGAACAATACCAGAGAAGTATTCGGAACTAACAAATCTAAGCACACTTTCATTGCAGAACAACCTGTTATCAGGTGAAATTCCAGCGGGTTTCATCAATCTTTCACATATATATCACTTGAATTTGAGCAGAAATTTTCTGAACGGAGTTGTGCCTTTTAACTCAAGTTTCTTGAAAAGGCTTGGAAAAAATTTGGACCTCAGTGGCAATTCGGGGCTGTGCTTGAGTCCATCTGCAGCAGCAGATGATGTTCATGTTGGAGTTGATGTTTGTGGGAATAATAAATCTGGATCATCAATCCATCCACCGAAGAAATCTGAAGCTCCAAGGGATCATATATCATCACTTTGGTTCAATGTTGCtttgatttttcttgcattgAATGAACTAATTTTTTCTGCTTAATGGTTTGCTACAGTTTCTGGCTGATCAAATGTTGCTATTTTCATTAGTCTTAAGTTTCTCTGACGATACTGACTTCAGCATTTGATATTGGTAGGTCATAGACTCATAAATACTTAAGAAGAaaccaaatcaagaaaaatattctGATCACATTTTATACTCGAGCTCTAGAATGTAGAAAACACTTTTCAAGTTACAAAGATAACCCAAAATAAATGGTCTTTGTAGAAACCATTTTTCAAGATACAAAGATAACCCGATTTAAATGGTCTTTTAACTGATTCGACTCTCTGGAAATCTTTTCATGTATCGTTCGTTCTTAATAAGTGCATTAATAAGAGCTCCCCCGTGTCTTGATTTGTTGTGCAGTCAATGTGAAATTATGTGACTTTTGATTCTGTGGCAATTCGAAAGATATCACTCCTAGTAGTAGTTGTAAATTGAGTTGCCttggttctaaaatatttaatgatagAAAGAAATGAAACCACCCCTAACTTAATATTACAAGTGAATAATTGCAAAATAAGATCAACTGGAAAAGGCTTTGCTATAACATAAGAATTTTCAGGCCACTATCCGACCTGCAATATAAAAAATCAGTCAAACAAAAATGACAAATTCTTggtttataaaataaaacaatggaAAATATGTAATAAACGGGGATTTTTGGTCataaatttcaagaaatggtggatattgttgaaatattatttaaaaaatgtgttaaatatttgtgttgaaaatgtgaatgttgaatgttgaaaattaggtaaaattaggtgttgaatattgaaaattagtgtgtgatgatgtaggtaatgatgtattttatttttggattatttgtaaaaattttctataaatagatctctcatttgtgaagaaaatcacaattgagttgagagaaaaatattataaagtgtgtagtgtgataattttgagagtttgagatttttacttttttaccgtaaatttttactttttcacaacacgttatcagcacgaagctctaaaagtcctccatatttttccaagctccgaacagaagaaaaaggtaacaaaagtaataatatttattttactgttatttatttattgtttatatatgtaatatataatataatgttattgttagaaataataaaaataattttttcaaaaacttgttataaatcctgggaggatgttaagacgacatcccacactcccggtaagggatacgacaagtataaaagcctataaggttttttaaacaaaataacttatgacacctaattataataatgtgatatgatatacataattatttaaatatgactaatattatatacaccatattattaccataaaattatacaaatacatacatttattttcttatacaccaacggtaataaacggtaacaaaacggctagtttttgctctataaatacaatctcacaaatacattcaatcactccaactttctcttcttctctaaaaattattcttcatcaaattttcgaagaaaaaaagaagatggctttcacgaggttatttttaattattttggttatcatactcaccagtcttgtatttatcggagaatatcctcctcgtgtgttttctttatttttacgaatacttgtacttgttgtttatccattactttgtattgcaatattcattaactaataaaatgcatcgtaatttttagtaccaccatggcaaacttggcaaagctcgaattcatcgctcttgatattactgggaaaaactatatgccatggactcttgatgtagaaatgcatcttgagtcattgggtctaagcgagaccattaaagaaaatggtatatcttcatcacaagaaaaagcaaaagctataatatttttacgacgacaccttgatgaaggtttaaaatgtgaatatctcatcgaaaaagatcccatggctctgtggaaaggattaaaagagagatttgaacatataagggaagttatacttccgaccgcccgtgatgaatggaatatgttaagattccaagactttaaaaaagtcagtgattacaattcagcgatgtatagaataatctcgcagttaaaattttgtggacatgaggttacagaatcggaaatgcttgaaaaaacattttccacgtttcacgcatcaaatataacactacagcaacaatatagagtgcgtggatttgcgagatattctgaactcatcgcctgtcttcttgtggcggaaaagaacaacgagctattaatgagaaatcatcagtcccgacccactggatcaacagcatttccagaagtaaatgctgtaagtaaaaatgaatttaaacctggaaaccaaaatcaaattcaaagacaaggttttggtcgaggtcgaggtcgaggtcgaggtcgtggacgtggacgtggacgaggaagtggtcgtggtcgtggacgcggccgtggttttgaaaataatcgagatagttatttctataactcatctcaaaataacgtcccaaaccatccacagaaaaggcatcaagaaaacatgagtgttaatgaaaatcactcgaaaagatttgaaagttcttgtttcagatgcggcactccaggacattggtctcgtatttgtcgagcccctgagcatctttgcaaactttataaagaatcgataaaggggaaagaaaaggagaccaacttcactgagcgaagtgaccgtttgagtgattcaactcattttgatgctgctgattttatgaatgatttctctggaaatgatcaatatgttggtgggatagaaatgaacaatattgatgctgcagattttctcaatgatttctctgaaaatgaacaatatagtggtagaatataaatgtacaataatttatttttcatgtatttatatgataatgttttattgtacaattatgatatgtgttatatttaaatatgtattgtcattaattttttttcattgcatattttttgaagttcaaatatggaaaatgctatgagcaaagctgaagtttgcatacccgatagtggtacaacgcacactatcctccgagataaaagatatttcttggaactaaaaccaacaaaaacaacggtgaatacaatatcaggtcctgtagacttgattaaaggatgtggtaaagcacaatttttgttacctaatggtacaaaatttttgatcaatgatgctttatattcaccacaatcgaaaagaaatttgttgagttttaatgatatatattcccatgggtatgatactcaaacaatgaatgaagggaatgagaaatatatgtgtcttaccacatataaatcaggaaagaaatatgtgattgaaaaactaccaatgctccctactggattgcattatacacatatacgtcccattgaatcaaacatggtaattgataattcttcaatattaaccaattggcatgatcgattaggacatcctggttcaacaatgatgcgaagaattatagaaaatacacatggtcatccattgaaagaccagaagatctttcagaataataagtttcaatgtaaagcatgttctcttggaaaacttattataagaccatcaccagccaaaatccaaactgaatcaccaatgtttcttgaacgtattcagggtgatatttgtggaccaatccatccaccatgtggaccattcagatactttatggtattgattgatgcctccagcagatggtcacatgtatgtttattgtcaactcgaaatgttgcatttgcaagattacttgctcaaataataaaattgaggaatcaatttcccgattatacaatcaagaaaattagacttgataatgctggtgaatttacttcccagactttcaatgattattgtatgtctatgggaatcattgttgagcatcctgttgctcatgtacatactcaaaatggattggctgaatcattgattaaacgtctgcaaatgattgctagaccaatgattatgaaaacaaagctccctatttctatatggggacatgcaattttacatgctgcttcattaattcgcatcagaccaagtgcatatcataaatactccccattgcagcttgcatttggtaaagaaccagacatttctcatctgagaatttttggatgtatggtgtatgtgcctattgcaccacctcaacgaaagaaaatgggacctcaaagaaagattggaatttatattggttatgatagtccatcgatcattcgatatcttgaaccacagacaggcgacgtgttcacagcacgttttgctgattgtcattttaatgaggaaatcttcccaatgttagggggagaacagaaacataccgaaaaagaaattacatggtatgtatcatcattgttacatctggatccaagaacaaaacaatgtgaaaaagatgtacagcaaattgtgcacttgcaaagaatagcaaatcaaataccagatgcatttgcagacacaaaaggggtaactaaatcatatatacatgctgcaaatgcccctgctcgaattgaaattccgaagaaacaaattgaagatagtcatgatgtcattaaacgcctgaagcgtggaaggccagttggttccaaggataaaaatcctcgaaaaagaaaattcatagagaaacacaatgatcacaaaatagagaatgatgttcctgaagaaacacataatgatcacaaaatagagaatgatgttcctgaagaaacacatgatgatgaaaatgttttgtcagaaccacaaactgacgagaatcatgaaatctctatcaattatattaatactggaaaaatatggaaccgaaaagatatagaagaaattgatgatatattttcttataatgtggcaatcgacatcataaatgataatgaagatcatgaaccaaaatcttttggtgaatgtaaaaatcggcaggattggataaaatggaaagatgccatccaggttgaattggattcgctaaataaacgtaatgtttttggacctatagtccttacacctgaaggtgtaaaacctgttggatacaaatgggtttttattcgaaagcgaaatgagaaaaatgaaatagtaagatataaagctcgacttgttgcacaaggtttttctcaaaggcctggaattgattatgaagaaacgtattctcctgtgatggatgcaattacgtttcggtatttgattagcttggcagtatctgaaaatttagaaatgcgtcttatggatgttgttacagcctacttatatggatcacttgatagtaatatatatatgaaaatccctgaaggatttaagatgcctgaagcacaaagttcaaaacccagagaatgttattctgtgaaattactaagatcattatatgggttgaagcaatccggcagaatgtggtataataggctaagtgatcacttgatgaaaaagggatatgtaaataattcaatatgcccttgtgttttcattaagaaaacaacatccggatgcgtaattattgctgtatatgttgatgatttaaacatcattggaacaaataaggaaattcaagaagttgtgtcatacttgaaagaagaatttgaaatgaaggatcttggaaaaaccaagtattgtctgggtttacaaattgaacaaaaagaatgtggaatatttgttcaccagacaaattatacagaaaagatccttaaacgttttaatatggacaaatcaaatcctttaagtactccaatggttgttagatcattaaacatagaaaaggatccattccgtccatgtgaagatgatgaagatattcttggtccagaagtaccatatctaagtgctatcggtgcccttatgtatcttacaaattgtacaaggcctgatatatcttttgccgtaaatttattggcaagatttagcacatat from the Primulina huaijiensis isolate GDHJ02 unplaced genomic scaffold, ASM1229523v2 scaffold25037, whole genome shotgun sequence genome contains:
- the LOC140967419 gene encoding serine/threonine-protein phosphatase 5-like isoform X2, which produces MPPSMATEDSNNDSRAEELKALANEAFKARKYSQAIDLYTQAIEVNTDNAVYWANRAFAHTKLEEYGSAIQDATKAIEIDSRYSKGYYRRGAAYLAMGKFKEALKDFQQVKKICPNDPDATKKLKECEKAVMKLKFEDAISVPESERHSVADSIDYNTIDVEPQYSGARIEGDVVTLDFVKQMMDDFKNQKCLHKRYAFQIVLQLREMLLASPSLVDINVPDGKHFTVCGDVHGQFYDLMNIFELNGLPSEDNPYLFNGDFVDRGSFSVEVILTLFAFKCMSPSAMYLSRGNHESKSMNKIYGFEGEVKSKLSDKFVELFAEVFCCLPLAHVINKKVFVVHGGLFSVDGVKLSEIGAIDRFCEPPEEGLMCELLWSDPQPQLGRGPSKRGVGLSFGPDVTKRFLQDNNLDLVVRSHEVKDEGYEIEHDGKLITVFSAPNYCDQMGNKGAFIRFEAPDLKPNIVSFSAVPHPDVKPMAYANNFLRMFS
- the LOC140967453 gene encoding uncharacterized protein, coding for MLCSFSRSCSLQTLLLTLPFLLLSPVFSTIQIDRNSQSNKNPPHNMDPLELETLFKIMETLSSDENWKVSYPEPCQPGSSWPGIECKITGEDNLFHVIRLDFGTSPNPTCKKTARFPSEIFHLPYLESVFIFQCLTHTPTIISVSLNESSINSPIQQLSLRSNSRLVGSIPPQLSSLKSLQILTLSQNRLTGPIPVEIFSLTSLLHLDFSYNFITGAIPFEIGNFRNIVGLDLSYNEFMGPIPSKIGQLNELQKLDLSYNSLTGSIPESFQQLHSLVFLDLSNNKLSGGLPDGLKGLQNLQYLLMEDNPMFISLPLEFSHLKKLQELRLGNCGYSGTIPEKYSELTNLSTLSLQNNLLSGEIPAGFINLSHIYHLNLSRNFLNGVVPFNSSFLKRLGKNLDLSGNSGLCLSPSAAADDVHVGVDVCGNNKSGSSIHPPKKSEAPRDHISSLWFNVALIFLALNELIFSA